One window from the genome of Streptococcus halotolerans encodes:
- the gyrB gene encoding DNA topoisomerase (ATP-hydrolyzing) subunit B: protein MTEELKDLQNKANEYDASQIQVLEGLEAVRMRPGMYIGSTSKEGLHHLVWEIVDNSIDEALAGFASHIEVFIEPDNSITVVDDGRGIPVDIQEKTGRPAVETVFTILHAGGKFGGGGYKVSGGLHGVGSSVVNALSEQLDVKVHKNGQIHYQEYRRGVVVDDLAVIGETDLQGTTVHFTPDPTIFTETTEFDYAKLAKRVQELAFLNKGLRISITDKREGMETSKEYHYEGGISSYVEYINENKETIFDTPIFTDGKMDGITVEVAMQYTTSYHETIMSFANNIHTHEGGTHEQGFRTALTRVINDYARHNNILKEKDDNLTGDDVREGLTAIISVKHPNPQFEGQTKTKLGNSEVVKITNRLFSEAFNRFLLENPQVARKIVEKGILASKARIAAKRAREVTRKKSGLEISNLPGKLADCSSNNASQNELFIVEGDSAGGSAKSGRNREFQAILPIRGKILNVEKATMDKILANEEIRSLFTAMGTGFGAEFDVSKARYHKLVIMTDADVDGAHIRTLLLTLIYRFMRPVLEAGYVYIAQPPIYGVKVGSDIKAYIQPGVNQEEELKQALAEHSQGRSKPSVQRYKGLGEMDDHQLWETTMDPENRLMAQVSVDDAAEADKIFDMLMGDRVEPRREFIEENAVYSTLDI from the coding sequence ATGACTGAAGAATTAAAAGACTTGCAAAATAAAGCCAACGAATATGATGCTAGTCAAATCCAAGTTTTAGAAGGATTGGAAGCTGTCCGTATGCGTCCAGGGATGTATATTGGTTCAACATCAAAAGAAGGACTTCATCACCTTGTTTGGGAAATTGTGGATAATTCTATTGATGAAGCCTTGGCAGGATTTGCTAGTCACATTGAAGTTTTTATCGAACCAGATAACTCGATTACCGTCGTCGATGATGGTCGTGGTATTCCTGTTGATATCCAAGAAAAAACAGGTCGTCCAGCTGTTGAAACGGTCTTTACGATTCTTCACGCGGGTGGAAAATTTGGCGGTGGTGGCTATAAAGTTTCTGGTGGCCTCCATGGTGTTGGATCGTCTGTTGTTAATGCCTTATCTGAGCAGCTGGATGTTAAAGTTCATAAAAATGGTCAAATTCATTATCAAGAATACCGTCGTGGTGTGGTGGTCGATGATTTAGCTGTTATTGGTGAAACTGATTTACAAGGAACGACTGTTCACTTTACACCAGACCCAACAATTTTCACAGAAACAACCGAGTTTGATTATGCGAAATTAGCGAAACGCGTTCAAGAGTTAGCCTTTTTGAACAAGGGTCTACGTATTTCTATTACAGATAAACGTGAAGGTATGGAAACGAGTAAGGAATACCATTATGAAGGTGGTATTTCGAGCTATGTAGAGTATATTAACGAGAACAAAGAGACCATTTTTGACACGCCAATCTTTACTGATGGGAAAATGGATGGTATCACTGTTGAAGTTGCTATGCAATACACAACGTCATACCACGAAACAATCATGAGCTTTGCGAACAATATTCATACTCATGAAGGCGGAACACATGAGCAAGGTTTCCGGACAGCTTTGACGCGTGTTATTAACGATTACGCTCGTCACAATAATATTCTTAAAGAAAAAGACGATAATTTGACTGGAGATGATGTCCGTGAAGGATTGACAGCTATCATTTCTGTTAAACATCCCAACCCTCAGTTTGAAGGCCAAACCAAGACAAAACTTGGAAACTCTGAAGTGGTAAAAATCACTAACCGTCTCTTCAGTGAAGCTTTTAACCGTTTCTTACTAGAAAACCCACAAGTTGCTCGTAAAATTGTGGAAAAGGGAATTTTGGCGTCTAAGGCTCGCATTGCGGCAAAACGCGCGCGTGAAGTAACCCGTAAAAAATCTGGTTTGGAGATTTCTAACTTGCCTGGTAAGTTAGCAGACTGTTCTTCCAATAACGCTAGTCAAAATGAACTGTTCATTGTTGAGGGGGACTCCGCTGGTGGTTCTGCTAAATCGGGTCGAAATCGTGAATTTCAAGCGATCCTACCAATCCGTGGTAAAATTCTTAATGTTGAAAAAGCAACGATGGATAAAATTTTAGCCAACGAAGAAATTCGAAGTCTTTTTACAGCTATGGGAACTGGTTTTGGCGCAGAATTTGATGTTTCAAAAGCTCGTTACCACAAATTGGTCATCATGACTGATGCAGATGTGGACGGTGCCCATATTCGGACCTTATTATTAACTTTGATATATCGCTTTATGCGCCCAGTGCTGGAAGCAGGATATGTTTATATTGCTCAACCACCAATTTACGGTGTAAAAGTTGGTAGTGATATCAAGGCTTACATCCAACCAGGTGTTAATCAGGAAGAGGAATTAAAACAGGCGTTGGCTGAACATAGTCAAGGACGCTCAAAACCTTCTGTCCAACGTTACAAAGGTCTTGGTGAGATGGATGATCATCAACTCTGGGAAACAACAATGGACCCTGAAAATCGCCTCATGGCACAGGTTTCAGTTGATGATGCTGCAGAAGCAGATAAGATTTTTGATATGCTAATGGGCGATCGTGTCGAACCTCGTCGTGAGTTTATCGAAGAAAATGCTGTTTACAGTACGCTTGATATCTAG
- the ezrA gene encoding septation ring formation regulator EzrA gives MSSGIVLVIVAIVVLVIVAYLIAVLIRKRNDSLIAKLVQEKTEIEKLPVVSEIEEVKSLHLIGQSQANFREWQQKWNDISSNSLKEIEKQLFDAENLNDTFHFFKAKAEIDKVESQLSLIHEDIAAIREALDILKAQEEKNSARVKHALDLYEELQRSINENSDNYGATMPEIEKQLKNIETEFSQFVTLNSSGDPVEAAALLEKAEEHTIALGQISEKIPAIVTKLEDDFPDQLDDLENGYARLLEENYHFKEKNIEIRFQNIRDSIRSTSNGLISLDLDQANEDNEDIQERINQLYDIFEREIEAHGKVVKNSKIIPDYLAHAKANNVQLNNELNRLSKKYILNDGQSVNIRHFSEELNIIEEKILPDIINLEEQEQPFSLLEGRLEEALKTLARIENSQLEVAEELESVERTEATAREKLDYYINKLHMIKRYMEKRHLPGIPQEFLSVFFTASAQLEASMEELSRGRIHVETVARMTESATASLDMLEDTTYRVVQNAALTEQLLQYSNRYRSFEPGVQSSFEHSLKLFEQDYDYQGSFEEISYALETVEPGVTDRFVNSYEKTREEILL, from the coding sequence ATGTCGAGCGGAATAGTATTAGTGATAGTAGCAATCGTTGTATTAGTGATTGTCGCCTATCTTATCGCCGTGTTAATACGAAAGAGAAACGATTCGTTAATCGCGAAACTCGTTCAAGAAAAAACAGAAATTGAAAAATTACCAGTTGTTAGTGAAATTGAAGAAGTTAAATCACTTCATCTGATTGGTCAAAGTCAGGCAAATTTTAGAGAATGGCAGCAAAAATGGAATGACATTTCATCAAATTCTTTAAAAGAAATTGAGAAACAATTATTCGATGCTGAAAATCTTAATGATACCTTCCATTTCTTTAAAGCGAAAGCAGAGATTGACAAAGTTGAAAGTCAATTATCACTTATCCATGAAGATATTGCAGCTATCCGAGAAGCTCTTGATATTTTAAAAGCACAAGAGGAAAAAAATAGTGCCCGTGTTAAACATGCATTGGACCTGTATGAAGAGCTGCAACGCTCTATTAACGAAAATAGTGATAATTATGGCGCAACCATGCCGGAGATTGAAAAGCAATTAAAAAATATTGAGACAGAATTTTCACAATTTGTGACACTCAATTCTTCAGGCGATCCTGTGGAAGCAGCAGCACTTTTAGAAAAAGCAGAAGAACATACGATTGCTTTGGGACAGATTTCTGAAAAAATTCCTGCTATCGTTACTAAACTGGAAGATGATTTTCCTGATCAGTTGGATGATTTAGAGAATGGTTATGCAAGACTTCTTGAAGAGAACTACCACTTTAAAGAGAAAAATATTGAAATTCGTTTCCAAAATATTCGAGACTCTATTCGTTCAACATCAAATGGGTTAATTAGTTTAGATCTTGATCAAGCTAATGAAGATAATGAGGATATCCAAGAACGTATTAATCAACTTTATGATATCTTTGAACGTGAGATTGAAGCTCATGGAAAAGTTGTTAAAAACAGTAAGATTATTCCCGATTATTTGGCTCATGCCAAAGCTAACAATGTGCAGCTTAATAATGAGTTAAATCGTCTATCTAAAAAATATATCTTGAATGATGGTCAAAGTGTCAATATTCGTCATTTTTCAGAAGAACTTAATATTATTGAAGAGAAGATTTTGCCGGATATCATCAATCTTGAAGAACAAGAGCAGCCTTTTTCATTGCTTGAAGGGCGCTTAGAAGAAGCTTTAAAGACATTAGCACGTATTGAGAATTCTCAATTAGAAGTTGCTGAAGAATTAGAATCAGTAGAACGCACAGAAGCAACAGCACGTGAAAAGTTAGATTATTATATTAATAAGCTTCATATGATTAAACGTTATATGGAAAAACGTCATTTACCAGGCATTCCTCAAGAGTTTCTGAGTGTTTTCTTTACAGCAAGTGCGCAATTAGAAGCCTCGATGGAGGAGCTAAGTCGAGGTCGCATCCATGTTGAAACGGTTGCACGTATGACTGAATCCGCAACAGCTTCGTTGGATATGCTGGAAGATACAACTTATCGTGTCGTTCAAAATGCAGCCTTAACAGAACAGTTGCTCCAATACTCAAATCGCTACCGTAGTTTCGAACCAGGCGTTCAAAGTAGTTTCGAACATTCGTTAAAACTTTTCGAGCAGGATTATGATTACCAAGGTTCTTTTGAAGAAATTTCATATGCCTTAGAGACAGTTGAACCAGGCGTAACAGACCGTTTTGTAAACTCTTACGAAAAAACACGTGAAGAAATTTTATTATAA
- a CDS encoding NUDIX hydrolase, whose product MEFWDAYDETVTKTGQILTRGQIIPEGLFHLVVECIVQSTNGSILFMKRDSDKPTYPNYYEASAGGSALKGEISLDAIKREVLEETGLALDFFDFIGQKIEPKQFSIYHHYHAIYQGELEDITLQAGETTAYKWVPLAELDIFCEKNLIIPKQKELIERFINTGKWTLEKTK is encoded by the coding sequence ATGGAATTTTGGGATGCCTATGATGAAACTGTAACAAAAACTGGTCAGATACTAACTAGGGGACAAATCATTCCCGAGGGTCTTTTCCACCTTGTTGTTGAATGCATCGTTCAATCGACTAATGGTAGTATTCTTTTTATGAAAAGAGATTCTGATAAACCCACATACCCTAATTACTATGAAGCAAGCGCCGGAGGGTCTGCTTTAAAAGGAGAGATTTCTCTAGATGCTATCAAACGAGAAGTTCTTGAAGAAACAGGTTTAGCCCTTGATTTTTTTGACTTTATTGGTCAAAAAATCGAGCCCAAACAGTTTTCAATCTATCATCATTACCACGCTATCTATCAAGGAGAATTAGAGGATATTACTTTGCAAGCAGGAGAAACAACTGCCTATAAGTGGGTTCCCTTAGCAGAGTTAGACATTTTTTGCGAAAAAAATCTTATCATTCCTAAACAAAAAGAGCTTATCGAACGTTTTATTAACACTGGAAAATGGACATTAGAAAAAACGAAGTAA
- a CDS encoding DUF1694 domain-containing protein, with product MTDVNQKIMERSAGGLVLNPDEQRYYLGTFKERVLATISIEDVSAKNILSLFKTALDKEIKDKKSVKVKISSQISEENQMIFLKTAKEKNLSATIIEEKITTSPFGVVIYTDHAVDRQETNLLTLFDSSVTAKNSKDSKVKKSIFKRIFGK from the coding sequence ATGACAGATGTGAACCAAAAAATTATGGAACGATCAGCGGGTGGCCTAGTACTCAATCCAGATGAGCAACGCTATTACCTTGGTACTTTTAAAGAAAGAGTCCTTGCTACAATATCCATTGAAGATGTCTCTGCTAAAAATATACTTTCGCTTTTCAAGACTGCTTTAGACAAAGAAATTAAAGATAAAAAAAGTGTTAAAGTCAAAATTTCATCTCAAATCAGCGAAGAAAATCAAATGATCTTTTTGAAAACTGCTAAAGAAAAAAACTTATCAGCCACTATTATAGAAGAAAAAATAACCACTTCTCCTTTTGGTGTTGTCATATATACCGACCATGCTGTTGATCGTCAAGAAACCAATCTGTTAACACTTTTTGACTCATCAGTGACAGCAAAAAACTCTAAAGATTCTAAAGTAAAAAAAAGTATCTTTAAACGTATTTTTGGCAAATAG
- the eno gene encoding surface-displayed alpha-enolase, with product MSIITDVYAREVLDSRGNPTLEVEVYTESGAFGRGMVPSGASTGEHEAVELRDGDKSRYLGLGTQKAVDNVNNVIAEELIGYDVRDQQAIDRAMIALDGTPNKGKLGANAILGVSIAVARAAADYLEIPLYSYLGGFNTKVLPTPMMNIINGGSHSDAPIAFQEFMIVPVGAPTFKEALRWGAEVFHALKKILKERGLVTAVGDEGGFAPKFEGTEDGVETILKAIEAAGYEAGENGIMIGFDCASSEFYENGIYDYTKFEGEGAAKRTSAEQIDYLEELVNKYPIITIEDGMDENDWDGWKALTERLGGRVQLVGDDFFVTNTDYLARGIKEEAANSILIKVNQIGTLTETFEAIEMAKEAGYTAVVSHRSGETEDSTIADIAVATNAGQIKTGSLSRTDRIAKYNQLLRIEDQLGEVAEYKGLKSFYNLKK from the coding sequence ATGTCAATTATTACTGATGTTTACGCTCGCGAAGTCCTTGACTCACGCGGTAACCCAACACTTGAAGTAGAAGTATACACTGAATCAGGTGCTTTCGGACGTGGTATGGTTCCTTCAGGAGCTTCAACTGGTGAACATGAAGCTGTTGAACTCCGTGATGGCGATAAATCTCGTTACCTTGGTCTTGGTACTCAAAAAGCTGTTGACAATGTAAACAACGTTATCGCAGAAGAGCTTATTGGTTATGATGTACGCGACCAACAAGCTATTGACCGTGCGATGATCGCTCTTGACGGTACTCCAAACAAAGGTAAACTTGGTGCTAACGCAATTCTTGGTGTTTCTATCGCTGTTGCACGTGCAGCTGCTGATTACCTTGAAATTCCGCTTTACAGCTACCTTGGTGGTTTCAACACTAAAGTTCTTCCAACTCCAATGATGAACATCATCAATGGGGGATCACACTCAGATGCTCCAATTGCTTTCCAAGAGTTCATGATTGTACCTGTTGGAGCTCCAACATTTAAAGAAGCTCTCCGTTGGGGTGCTGAAGTATTCCATGCTCTTAAGAAAATTCTTAAAGAACGCGGACTTGTTACAGCTGTTGGTGACGAAGGTGGATTCGCTCCTAAATTTGAAGGAACTGAAGATGGCGTTGAAACTATCCTTAAAGCTATCGAAGCTGCTGGCTATGAAGCTGGTGAAAATGGAATCATGATTGGTTTCGACTGTGCATCATCTGAATTCTACGAAAATGGAATTTACGACTACACTAAATTTGAAGGTGAAGGTGCTGCTAAACGTACTTCAGCAGAGCAAATTGATTACCTTGAAGAATTAGTGAACAAATACCCAATCATCACGATTGAAGATGGTATGGATGAAAATGACTGGGACGGTTGGAAAGCTCTTACTGAACGGCTAGGTGGACGTGTACAGCTTGTTGGTGACGACTTCTTCGTTACAAACACTGACTATCTTGCACGCGGTATCAAAGAAGAAGCTGCTAACTCAATCCTTATCAAAGTTAACCAAATCGGTACTTTGACTGAAACTTTTGAAGCTATCGAAATGGCTAAAGAAGCTGGATATACTGCAGTTGTGTCACACCGTTCAGGTGAAACTGAAGATTCAACAATCGCTGACATCGCTGTAGCTACTAACGCTGGTCAAATTAAAACTGGTTCATTGTCACGTACAGACCGTATTGCTAAGTACAACCAATTGCTTCGTATTGAAGATCAACTTGGTGAAGTTGCGGAATACAAAGGTCTTAAATCTTTCTACAACTTGAAAAAGTAA